One Staphylococcus simiae genomic region harbors:
- a CDS encoding zinc ribbon domain-containing protein produces the protein MKCPNCGQPVSPDDAFCGECGTKLTPQTSATSSTSEQSQHHHSTEQHTQTPQQTATSEDNSTSTNASHHQSTNQQYTQSNDHTFNQQPNGQQYGQQQAPYGQQSQQYNQYQQQPNGQQQQPSQLVNQVKDVAQESKGFFSGAFISPDHLINNRKVFSYKLLASLIVIGFIVMAIALAIFSRTILSGLLSGFISGTLIMRILLIAFAFIAVNIGATYVISKLMVRGRLTFQQVLSDYVLINSITIAIFIIGVFAFIIGTYTFASAIMLITILLFIISGMYLVAKYSGRDQVKFSSFYAIVIYLIIIFVFVRVLGESLVTTMIHSISDSAKDVFPGSGSSSWDSNSESLEDLSDMLNNLGEDSGL, from the coding sequence ATGAAATGTCCCAATTGTGGTCAACCTGTAAGCCCAGATGATGCATTCTGCGGGGAATGTGGTACAAAATTAACACCACAAACATCTGCAACATCATCCACTAGCGAACAGTCACAACACCATCATTCAACAGAGCAACACACACAAACACCTCAACAGACAGCAACATCTGAAGACAACTCAACATCAACAAACGCATCACATCATCAATCAACAAATCAACAGTACACTCAATCAAATGATCACACATTTAATCAACAACCTAACGGTCAACAGTATGGACAACAACAAGCTCCATATGGTCAACAATCACAGCAATATAATCAATATCAACAGCAACCTAACGGACAGCAGCAACAGCCAAGTCAATTGGTTAATCAAGTCAAAGATGTAGCACAAGAAAGTAAAGGCTTCTTTAGTGGTGCATTCATATCACCTGACCACCTTATTAACAACCGCAAAGTATTTAGCTATAAATTATTAGCGTCATTAATTGTCATTGGATTTATCGTTATGGCCATAGCTTTAGCTATATTTTCACGTACCATTCTCAGTGGTCTTCTCAGTGGCTTTATCAGTGGCACTCTCATTATGCGTATCTTATTAATTGCTTTTGCATTCATTGCGGTTAATATTGGCGCAACATATGTTATAAGTAAGTTAATGGTGAGAGGCAGATTAACTTTCCAACAAGTATTATCAGACTATGTACTAATTAATAGCATTACAATTGCAATATTTATTATTGGTGTATTTGCTTTTATTATCGGTACGTATACGTTTGCTTCTGCTATTATGCTAATCACTATTTTACTTTTCATCATTTCAGGTATGTATTTAGTTGCTAAGTATAGTGGACGTGATCAAGTCAAATTCTCAAGTTTTTATGCTATAGTCATTTATTTAATTATTATCTTTGTCTTTGTGCGTGTTCTCGGTGAATCATTAGTAACTACTATGATCCATAGTATCTCTGACAGTGCTAAAGATGTGTTTCCTGGTTCGGGCAGTAGTAGTTGGGATAGTAATAGCGAAAGTCTTGAAGATTTAAGTGATATGTTAAATAATTTAGGTGAGGATAGTGGTTTGTAA